The Canis aureus isolate CA01 chromosome 11, VMU_Caureus_v.1.0, whole genome shotgun sequence genome has a segment encoding these proteins:
- the IL17REL gene encoding interleukin-17 receptor E-like protein isoform X3 — protein sequence MQSQHPRHRGRPGDVAPRAPLTARGRGFACRSRVNRNIFNSFCRQAPRSLSPSVLEALTLSTAMKCAPHDDCSLVLHVQASLTLHEGLRGLEACSMNVDTQETRCQSVRVSRASRRLQVGRQLQVHFDCFEVGVAQSLYVTLRTVPHFCGIQLDRQYHVEDCGDQDVGRNLPGCSAKKFSYRVDRDRKVVLVQAPEAPGGSDYYVRLCLKWFTCEDVGAPARVTANRLSRTVSLPYSRELPCLCLEGWSATPDAVRMQACPFEDDTEALWDAVHYHPGAQALSWEPACPVSGHVSLCWRPGPGALCHHLEHSGRAAKGRVSTQQVGWGGRGHGPDLSAPQVQYPRVDTQPQLCLKFSTSRGFWVRCPFKGQRFQAWKMTVQPAASQGHLRVTFFSPEAAHFQVYLCQQRKMWPPACRPALWATALPPASGDFMAGPAVAFVDVPRDKACVPNTCIQGRRTDMLFSAPQQLCDLRCPASQGTAD from the exons ATGCAGAGCCAGCACCCCCGACACCGAGGACGACCGGGAGATGTAGCACCCCGAGCCCCGCTGACGGCGAGGGGCCGG GGCTTCGCCTGCAGGAGCCGAGTGAACC gGAACATCTTTAACAGCTTCTGCCGGCAAGCCCCCAGGTCCCTGTCCCCGTCGGTCCTGGAGGCCCTGACGCTGTCCACTGCCATGAAGTGCGCCCCCCACGATGACTGCTCCCTGGTCCTGCACGTCCAGGCCTCCCTGACGCTGCATG AGGGCCTTCGGGGCCTGGAGGCCTGCTCCATGAATGTCGACACCCAGGAGACACGGTGTCAAAGCGTGCGGGTCTCCAGAGCCTCCCGCCGACTGCAGGTGGGGCGGCAG CTCCAGGTGCATTTTGACTGCTTCGAAGTGGGTGTGGCTCAGAGCCTCTACGTCACCCTGAGGACAGTCCCCCACTTCTGTGGGATCCAGCTGGACCGGCAGTACCACGTGGAAG ACTGTGGAGACCAGGACGTGGGGAGGAACCTGCCCGGCTGCTCCG CCAAGAAGTTCTCTTACCGGGTGGACCGCGACCGCAAGGTGGTTCTGGTCCAGGCGCCCGAGGCCCCCGGGGGCTCCGACTACTACGTCCGCCTCTGCCTCAAGTGGTTCACCTGTGAGGACGTGGGAGCCCCGGCGCGA GTGACAGCCAACCGGCTCTCCCGCACCGTCTCTCTGCCCTACAGCCGAGAGCTGCCCTGCTTGTGCCTTGAG GGCTGGTCTGCGACCCCTGACGCGGTGCGGATGCAGGCCTGTCCCTTCGAGGATG ACACAGAGGCACTGTGGGACGCCGTCCACTACCACCCGGGGgcccaggccctgagctgggagcctgcctGTCCCGTGAGTGGCCACGTGAGCCTGTGCTGGCGCCCCGGGCCGGGGGCACTCTGCCACCACCTGGAGCACTCGGGCCGCGCAGCCAAAGGCAGGGTGAGTACCcagcaggtggggtggggtgggcgtgGCCACGGGCCTGACCTGAGCGCCCCGCAGGTGCAGTACCCGCGGGTGGACACgcagccccagctctgcctcaag TTCTCCACCAGCCGGGGCTTCTGGGTGAGGTGCCCTTTCAAAGGGCAACGCTTCCAAG CCTGGAAGATGACCGTCCAGCCAGCAGCCTCTCAGGGCCACCTCCGGGTCACCTTCTTCTCGCCCGAGGCCGCCCACTTCCAGGTGTACCTGTGTCAGCAGAGGAAGATGTGGCCCCCTGCCTGCCGCCCTGCACTCTGGGCAACCgccctccctccagcctca GGTGACTTCATGGCAGGCCCTGCAGTCGCCTTCGTAGACGTTCCCAGGGACAAGGCTTGTGTTCCCAACACCTGCATCCAG GGCCGGAGGACCGACATGCTCTTCTCCGCCCCccagcagctgtgtgaccttcggTGCC CTGCCAGCCAGGGGACAGCAGACTGA
- the IL17REL gene encoding interleukin-17 receptor E-like protein isoform X4, with amino-acid sequence MKCAPHDDCSLVLHVQASLTLHEGLRGLEACSMNVDTQETRCQSVRVSRASRRLQVGRQLQVHFDCFEVGVAQSLYVTLRTVPHFCGIQLDRQYHVEDCGDQDVGRNLPGCSAKKFSYRVDRDRKVVLVQAPEAPGGSDYYVRLCLKWFTCEDVGAPARVTANRLSRTVSLPYSRELPCLCLEGWSATPDAVRMQACPFEDDTEALWDAVHYHPGAQALSWEPACPVSGHVSLCWRPGPGALCHHLEHSGRAAKGRVSTQQVGWGGRGHGPDLSAPQVQYPRVDTQPQLCLKFSTSRGFWVRCPFKGQRFQAWKMTVQPAASQGHLRVTFFSPEAAHFQVYLCQQRKMWPPACRPALWATALPPASGDFMAGPAVAFVDVPRDKACVPNTCIQGRRTDMLFSAPQQLCDLRCPASQGTAD; translated from the exons ATGAAGTGCGCCCCCCACGATGACTGCTCCCTGGTCCTGCACGTCCAGGCCTCCCTGACGCTGCATG AGGGCCTTCGGGGCCTGGAGGCCTGCTCCATGAATGTCGACACCCAGGAGACACGGTGTCAAAGCGTGCGGGTCTCCAGAGCCTCCCGCCGACTGCAGGTGGGGCGGCAG CTCCAGGTGCATTTTGACTGCTTCGAAGTGGGTGTGGCTCAGAGCCTCTACGTCACCCTGAGGACAGTCCCCCACTTCTGTGGGATCCAGCTGGACCGGCAGTACCACGTGGAAG ACTGTGGAGACCAGGACGTGGGGAGGAACCTGCCCGGCTGCTCCG CCAAGAAGTTCTCTTACCGGGTGGACCGCGACCGCAAGGTGGTTCTGGTCCAGGCGCCCGAGGCCCCCGGGGGCTCCGACTACTACGTCCGCCTCTGCCTCAAGTGGTTCACCTGTGAGGACGTGGGAGCCCCGGCGCGA GTGACAGCCAACCGGCTCTCCCGCACCGTCTCTCTGCCCTACAGCCGAGAGCTGCCCTGCTTGTGCCTTGAG GGCTGGTCTGCGACCCCTGACGCGGTGCGGATGCAGGCCTGTCCCTTCGAGGATG ACACAGAGGCACTGTGGGACGCCGTCCACTACCACCCGGGGgcccaggccctgagctgggagcctgcctGTCCCGTGAGTGGCCACGTGAGCCTGTGCTGGCGCCCCGGGCCGGGGGCACTCTGCCACCACCTGGAGCACTCGGGCCGCGCAGCCAAAGGCAGGGTGAGTACCcagcaggtggggtggggtgggcgtgGCCACGGGCCTGACCTGAGCGCCCCGCAGGTGCAGTACCCGCGGGTGGACACgcagccccagctctgcctcaag TTCTCCACCAGCCGGGGCTTCTGGGTGAGGTGCCCTTTCAAAGGGCAACGCTTCCAAG CCTGGAAGATGACCGTCCAGCCAGCAGCCTCTCAGGGCCACCTCCGGGTCACCTTCTTCTCGCCCGAGGCCGCCCACTTCCAGGTGTACCTGTGTCAGCAGAGGAAGATGTGGCCCCCTGCCTGCCGCCCTGCACTCTGGGCAACCgccctccctccagcctca GGTGACTTCATGGCAGGCCCTGCAGTCGCCTTCGTAGACGTTCCCAGGGACAAGGCTTGTGTTCCCAACACCTGCATCCAG GGCCGGAGGACCGACATGCTCTTCTCCGCCCCccagcagctgtgtgaccttcggTGCC CTGCCAGCCAGGGGACAGCAGACTGA